One window from the genome of Choloepus didactylus isolate mChoDid1 chromosome 2, mChoDid1.pri, whole genome shotgun sequence encodes:
- the DEDD gene encoding death effector domain-containing protein, with product MAGLKRQASQVWPEEHGEQEHGLYSLHRMFDIVGTHLTHRDVRVLSFLFVDVIDDHERGLIRNGRDFLLALERQGRCDESNFRQVLQLLRIITRHDLLPYVTLKRRQAVCPDLVDKYLEETSIRYVTPRALSDPEPRPPQPPKTVPPHYPVVCCPTSGPQMCSKRPARGRAMLGSQRKRRKSVTPDPKEKQTCDIRLRVRAEYCQHETALQGNVFSNKQDPLERQFERFNQANTILKSRDLGSIICDIKFSELTYLDAFWRDYINGSLLEALKGVFITDSLKQAVGHEAIKLLVNVDEEDYELGRQKLLRNLMLQALP from the exons ATGGCGGGCCTAAAGCGGCAGGCAAGCCAGGTGTGGCCAGAAGAGCATGGTGAGCAGGAGCATGGACTGTATAGCCTGCACCGCATGTTTGACATCGTGGGTACCCACCTGACACACAGAGATGTGCgtgttctttccttcctctttgttGATGTCATTGATGATCACGAGCGTGGCCTCATCCGAAATGGACGTGATTTCTTGTTGGCACTGGAGCGCCAGGGTCGCTGTGATGAGAGTAACTTTCGCCAGGTGCTGCAGCTGCTGCGCATCATCACTCGCCATGACCTGCTGCCCTACGTCACCCTCAAGAGGAGGCAGGCTG TGTGCCCTGATCTTGTAGACAAGTATCTGGAGGAGACATCAATTCGCTATGTGACTCCCAGAGCCCTCAGTGATCCAGAACCAAGGCCCCCCCAACCCCCTAAAACAG TGCCTCCCCACTATCCTGTGGTGTGCTGCCCTACTTCGGGCCCTCAGATGTGTAGCAAGCGGCCAGCCAGAGGGAGAGCCATGCTTGGGAGCCAGAGAAAACGCCGGAAGTCAGTGACACCGGATCCTAAGGAAAAGCAGACATGTG ATATCAGACTGCGAGTTCGGGCTGAATACTGCCAGCATGAGACTGCTCTGCAGGGCAACGTCTTCTCTAACAAGCAGGACCCACTTGAGCGCCAGTTTGAGCGCTTTAACCAGGCCAACACCATTCTCAAGTCCCGGGACCTGGGCTCCATCATCTGTGACATCAAGTTTTCTGAGCTCACCTACCTCGACGCATTCTGGCGCGACTATATCAATGGCTCATTATTAGAAGCACTTAAAGGTGTCTTCATCACAGACTCCCTCAAGCAGGCCGTGGGCCACGAGGCCATCAAGCTGCTAGTGAATGTGGACGAGGAGGACTATGAGCTGGGCCGACAGAAACTCCTGAGGAACTTGATGCTGCAAGCATTGCCCTGA
- the NIT1 gene encoding deaminated glutathione amidase isoform X1, with protein sequence MVLAVSSCRTYSPSRRPRLGFSIRPPNQLMSFLLCPGLRIPLLSVLCAQPRPRAMAISSSSWELPLVAVCQVTSTPDKQQNLNMCAELVREAARLGACLAFLPEAFDFIARDPAETLRLSEPLGGSLVGEYTQLARECGLWLSLGGFHERGQDWEQTQKIYNCHVLLNNKGSVVATYRKTHLCDVEIPGQGPMRESNSTMPGPSLESPISTPAGKVGLAICYDMRFPELSLALAQAGAEILTYPSAFGSVTGPAHWEVLLRARAIETQCYVVAAAQCGRHHEKRASYGHSMVVDPWGTVVARCSEGPGLCLARIDLNYLRQMRQHLPVFQHRRPDLYGSLGHPPS encoded by the exons ATGGTTTTGGCGGTATCTTCATGTAGGACCTACTCCCCATCCCGCCGGCCGCG GCTTGGCTTCAGCATCAGGCCTCCTAACCAGCTCATGTCCTTTCTGCTGTGTCCTGGACTCCGGATACCTCTACTCTCAGTACTTTGTGCTCAGCCTAG GCCCAGAGCCATGGccatctcctcttcctcctgggaACTGCCCCTGGTGGCTGTGTGCCAGGTAACATCAACACCAGACAAGCAGCAGAACCTTAACATGTGTGCTGAGCTGGTTCGAGAGGCTGCCAGACTGGGTGCTTGCCTGGCTTTCCTGCCTGAGGCATTTGACTTCATCGCACGGGACCCTGCAGAGACACTACGTCTGTCTGAGCCACTGGGTGGGAGCCTTGTGGGAGAATATACTCAGCTTGCCAG ggaatGTGGGCTCTGGCTGTCCTTGGGTGGTTTCCATGAGCGTGGCCAAGACTGGGAGCAAACCCAGAAAATCTACAATTGTCATGTGCTTCTGAACAACAAGG GGTCAGTGGTGGCCACTTACAGGAAGACACATCTGTGTGATGTGGAAATTCCAGGGCAGGGGCCCATGCGTGAGAGCAATTCTACCATGCCTGGACCCAGCCTTGAGTCACCTATCAGTACACCAGCAGGCAAG GTTGGTCTAGCTATCTGTTATGACATGCGGTTCCCTGAACTCTCTCTGGCATTGGCTCAGGCTGGAGCAGAAATACTTACCTACCCTTCAGCTTTTGGATCTGTTACAGGCCCGGCCCATTGGGAG GTGTTGCTGCGAGCCCGTGCCATTGAAACCCAGTGCTATGTAGTGGCAGCAGCACAGTGTGGGCGCCACCATGAGAAGAGAGCAAGTTATGGCCACAGCATGGTGGTGGATCCCTGGGGAACAGTGGTGGCCCGCTGCTCTGAGGGGCCAGGTCTCTGCCTTGCCCGAATTGACCTCAACTATCTGCGACAGATGCGCCAACACCTGCCTGTGTTCCAGCACCGCAGGCCTGACCTCTATGGCAGTCTGGGTCACCCACCATCTTAA
- the NIT1 gene encoding deaminated glutathione amidase isoform X3 has product MVLAVSSCRTYSPSRRPRPRAMAISSSSWELPLVAVCQVTSTPDKQQNLNMCAELVREAARLGACLAFLPEAFDFIARDPAETLRLSEPLGGSLVGEYTQLARECGLWLSLGGFHERGQDWEQTQKIYNCHVLLNNKGSVVATYRKTHLCDVEIPGQGPMRESNSTMPGPSLESPISTPAGKVGLAICYDMRFPELSLALAQAGAEILTYPSAFGSVTGPAHWEVLLRARAIETQCYVVAAAQCGRHHEKRASYGHSMVVDPWGTVVARCSEGPGLCLARIDLNYLRQMRQHLPVFQHRRPDLYGSLGHPPS; this is encoded by the exons ATGGTTTTGGCGGTATCTTCATGTAGGACCTACTCCCCATCCCGCCGGCCGCG GCCCAGAGCCATGGccatctcctcttcctcctgggaACTGCCCCTGGTGGCTGTGTGCCAGGTAACATCAACACCAGACAAGCAGCAGAACCTTAACATGTGTGCTGAGCTGGTTCGAGAGGCTGCCAGACTGGGTGCTTGCCTGGCTTTCCTGCCTGAGGCATTTGACTTCATCGCACGGGACCCTGCAGAGACACTACGTCTGTCTGAGCCACTGGGTGGGAGCCTTGTGGGAGAATATACTCAGCTTGCCAG ggaatGTGGGCTCTGGCTGTCCTTGGGTGGTTTCCATGAGCGTGGCCAAGACTGGGAGCAAACCCAGAAAATCTACAATTGTCATGTGCTTCTGAACAACAAGG GGTCAGTGGTGGCCACTTACAGGAAGACACATCTGTGTGATGTGGAAATTCCAGGGCAGGGGCCCATGCGTGAGAGCAATTCTACCATGCCTGGACCCAGCCTTGAGTCACCTATCAGTACACCAGCAGGCAAG GTTGGTCTAGCTATCTGTTATGACATGCGGTTCCCTGAACTCTCTCTGGCATTGGCTCAGGCTGGAGCAGAAATACTTACCTACCCTTCAGCTTTTGGATCTGTTACAGGCCCGGCCCATTGGGAG GTGTTGCTGCGAGCCCGTGCCATTGAAACCCAGTGCTATGTAGTGGCAGCAGCACAGTGTGGGCGCCACCATGAGAAGAGAGCAAGTTATGGCCACAGCATGGTGGTGGATCCCTGGGGAACAGTGGTGGCCCGCTGCTCTGAGGGGCCAGGTCTCTGCCTTGCCCGAATTGACCTCAACTATCTGCGACAGATGCGCCAACACCTGCCTGTGTTCCAGCACCGCAGGCCTGACCTCTATGGCAGTCTGGGTCACCCACCATCTTAA
- the NIT1 gene encoding deaminated glutathione amidase isoform X2: MSFLLCPGLRIPLLSVLCAQPRPRAMAISSSSWELPLVAVCQVTSTPDKQQNLNMCAELVREAARLGACLAFLPEAFDFIARDPAETLRLSEPLGGSLVGEYTQLARECGLWLSLGGFHERGQDWEQTQKIYNCHVLLNNKGSVVATYRKTHLCDVEIPGQGPMRESNSTMPGPSLESPISTPAGKVGLAICYDMRFPELSLALAQAGAEILTYPSAFGSVTGPAHWEVLLRARAIETQCYVVAAAQCGRHHEKRASYGHSMVVDPWGTVVARCSEGPGLCLARIDLNYLRQMRQHLPVFQHRRPDLYGSLGHPPS, from the exons ATGTCCTTTCTGCTGTGTCCTGGACTCCGGATACCTCTACTCTCAGTACTTTGTGCTCAGCCTAG GCCCAGAGCCATGGccatctcctcttcctcctgggaACTGCCCCTGGTGGCTGTGTGCCAGGTAACATCAACACCAGACAAGCAGCAGAACCTTAACATGTGTGCTGAGCTGGTTCGAGAGGCTGCCAGACTGGGTGCTTGCCTGGCTTTCCTGCCTGAGGCATTTGACTTCATCGCACGGGACCCTGCAGAGACACTACGTCTGTCTGAGCCACTGGGTGGGAGCCTTGTGGGAGAATATACTCAGCTTGCCAG ggaatGTGGGCTCTGGCTGTCCTTGGGTGGTTTCCATGAGCGTGGCCAAGACTGGGAGCAAACCCAGAAAATCTACAATTGTCATGTGCTTCTGAACAACAAGG GGTCAGTGGTGGCCACTTACAGGAAGACACATCTGTGTGATGTGGAAATTCCAGGGCAGGGGCCCATGCGTGAGAGCAATTCTACCATGCCTGGACCCAGCCTTGAGTCACCTATCAGTACACCAGCAGGCAAG GTTGGTCTAGCTATCTGTTATGACATGCGGTTCCCTGAACTCTCTCTGGCATTGGCTCAGGCTGGAGCAGAAATACTTACCTACCCTTCAGCTTTTGGATCTGTTACAGGCCCGGCCCATTGGGAG GTGTTGCTGCGAGCCCGTGCCATTGAAACCCAGTGCTATGTAGTGGCAGCAGCACAGTGTGGGCGCCACCATGAGAAGAGAGCAAGTTATGGCCACAGCATGGTGGTGGATCCCTGGGGAACAGTGGTGGCCCGCTGCTCTGAGGGGCCAGGTCTCTGCCTTGCCCGAATTGACCTCAACTATCTGCGACAGATGCGCCAACACCTGCCTGTGTTCCAGCACCGCAGGCCTGACCTCTATGGCAGTCTGGGTCACCCACCATCTTAA